Proteins found in one Acidimicrobiia bacterium genomic segment:
- a CDS encoding glycosyl transferase, with the protein GPFDTSLGAGTASAGGEDLDLYIGLLRGGRRLTYEPAAIVWHRHHADTRLLARQLFHYGTGLSAALTKQLVAVPERRDVLRRVPRGLAYLVRTDSPKNRGKGGDYPTALTLLELAGLAAGPPAYLWARARRVLA; encoded by the coding sequence GGGCCGTTCGACACCAGCCTCGGTGCAGGAACGGCGTCTGCGGGTGGTGAGGATCTCGACCTGTACATCGGGCTGCTCCGCGGTGGTCGCCGTCTCACGTACGAGCCGGCGGCGATCGTGTGGCACCGCCATCACGCCGACACCCGCCTGCTCGCGCGCCAGCTCTTCCACTACGGGACGGGCCTGTCGGCTGCGCTCACCAAGCAGCTCGTCGCGGTGCCCGAACGTCGCGACGTGCTGCGCCGTGTGCCGCGCGGCCTCGCGTATCTCGTGCGGACGGACTCGCCGAAGAACCGGGGCAAGGGCGGCGACTACCCGACGGCGCTCACGTTGCTCGAGCTGGCGGGTCTGGCGGCGGGGCCGCCCGCGTATCTGTGGGCGCGTGCACGTCGCGTCCTGGCATGA
- a CDS encoding 2'-5' RNA ligase family protein — protein MRSLRRASALIVPIPAAEPVVAVHRDRHDRSARLGMPAHVTLLYPFLPAGRIDHSVVASLHDVFARRAPFRFELTRVESFPGVLFLAPEPAEPFADITRALVDAWPRCPPYDGIHTDVVPHLTVAQDTWPDRLAMHLARRLPVATEAGEAWLMTPGVTGHWSLRARFTFGMRTGAGDDARDRTASLRDAGSRPRSQ, from the coding sequence TTGCGCAGTTTGCGTCGGGCGAGCGCGCTGATCGTCCCGATTCCCGCCGCGGAGCCCGTCGTCGCCGTCCATCGCGACCGCCACGACCGCAGCGCGCGGCTCGGGATGCCGGCGCACGTGACGTTGCTCTACCCGTTCCTTCCCGCGGGTCGGATCGACCACTCCGTCGTCGCGTCGCTCCACGACGTGTTCGCGCGGCGCGCACCCTTCCGCTTCGAGCTGACGCGCGTGGAGTCGTTCCCCGGTGTGCTCTTCCTCGCGCCCGAACCCGCGGAACCGTTCGCCGACATCACACGCGCGCTCGTCGACGCGTGGCCGCGGTGCCCGCCCTACGACGGCATCCACACCGACGTCGTCCCGCATCTCACCGTCGCGCAGGACACCTGGCCCGACCGTCTCGCGATGCACCTCGCCCGCCGTCTCCCGGTCGCGACCGAGGCCGGCGAGGCGTGGCTGATGACCCCCGGCGTGACCGGCCACTGGTCGCTGCGCGCGCGCTTCACGTTCGGCATGCGGACGGGCGCCGGCGACGACGCCCGGGATCGCACGGCGAGCCTTCGCGACGCAGGGAGCCGGCCCCGGAGCCAGTGA
- a CDS encoding MBL fold metallo-hydrolase, with protein MTETQTPPTGAPAPRPPKQEQEPASEEVTEVAPGVIRMQLPIWMPGLGHVNMYGLLDDRGLAVVDPGLPGPQSWKALKQRLRTAGFRVKDVHTVLVTHSHPDHFGGAGRLAREAGAELVAHAAFTTWSLERKLARRPSSEHEAIEAERDAAKAAQLLDIGPDSEIFDDPLRDDPSTQRTAQSSGWGGETPWGGTRMPMPPWHRRMMIRALGLLFSAPDPTRRVRHDDTIRLAGRDWTAIHTPGHTLDHLCLYDPEHGILLSGDHVLPSITPHVSGVGNGADSLRSYLATLDLVAGLDGVGLGLPAHGHPFDDVPGRVEAIKEHHEERMEQLRDVSLALGPATVRDLCHEVFPQRHWGVMAESETFAHLEHLVLAGQAERWRDARNRLVYRVAPAS; from the coding sequence GTGACCGAGACCCAGACCCCTCCGACCGGCGCGCCCGCGCCGCGGCCGCCGAAGCAGGAGCAGGAGCCGGCGTCGGAGGAGGTCACCGAGGTCGCACCCGGTGTCATCCGGATGCAGCTCCCGATCTGGATGCCGGGGCTCGGGCACGTGAACATGTACGGCCTGCTCGACGACCGTGGCCTCGCCGTCGTCGACCCCGGCCTCCCGGGCCCGCAGTCCTGGAAGGCGCTCAAGCAGCGGTTGCGGACCGCGGGGTTCCGGGTCAAGGACGTCCACACCGTCCTCGTGACGCACTCGCACCCGGACCACTTCGGCGGGGCCGGACGTCTCGCGCGCGAGGCGGGCGCGGAGCTGGTCGCGCACGCCGCGTTCACGACGTGGTCGCTGGAACGGAAGCTCGCGCGACGCCCGTCGAGCGAGCACGAGGCGATCGAGGCCGAGCGCGACGCCGCCAAGGCGGCGCAGCTCCTCGACATCGGACCCGACTCCGAGATCTTCGACGACCCGCTGCGCGACGACCCGTCCACGCAGCGGACCGCGCAGTCGTCCGGCTGGGGCGGCGAGACGCCGTGGGGCGGGACGAGGATGCCGATGCCGCCCTGGCACCGGCGGATGATGATCCGCGCGCTCGGGCTGCTGTTCTCCGCGCCCGACCCCACCCGGCGTGTCCGCCACGACGACACGATCCGCCTCGCCGGCCGTGACTGGACCGCGATCCACACGCCCGGGCACACGCTCGACCACCTCTGCCTCTACGACCCGGAGCACGGGATCCTGCTGTCCGGGGACCACGTCCTCCCGTCGATCACGCCGCACGTCTCGGGCGTCGGCAACGGCGCGGACTCGTTGCGGTCGTACCTCGCGACCCTCGACCTGGTCGCCGGGCTCGACGGCGTCGGGCTCGGCCTCCCCGCGCACGGTCATCCCTTCGACGACGTGCCGGGTCGCGTCGAGGCGATCAAGGAGCACCACGAGGAGCGGATGGAGCAGCTGCGCGACGTGTCGCTCGCGCTCGGTCCCGCGACGGTGCGCGACCTCTGCCACGAGGTGTTCCCGCAGCGCCACTGGGGCGTGATGGCCGAGAGCGAGACGTTCGCCCATCTCGAGCACCTCGTCCTCGCGGGGCAGGCCGAGCGCTGGCGCGACGCCCGCAACCGCCTCGTCTATCGAGTCGCCCCGGCGTCGTAA